A genomic segment from Nicotiana tabacum cultivar K326 chromosome 7, ASM71507v2, whole genome shotgun sequence encodes:
- the LOC142162452 gene encoding putative flavin-containing monooxygenase 2, whose translation MANEQRESGKKQVIAIIGAGISGLLACKYSLSKGFDPIVFESESSIGGVWTKTIESTKLQTPKPLYQFSDFPWPDSVTEVFPDQHTVLEYIESYARHFALLRNIQFNTKVLSLSYESGDDSDGELNLWGGAGEPFSTKGKWTKRERENQIE comes from the coding sequence ATGGCAAATGAACAAAGAGAGAGCGGGAAAAAGCAGGTGATAGCAATAATCGGAGCTGGTATTAGCGGCCTATTGGCCTGCAAATACAGCCTTTCCAAAGGTTTTGATCCCATTGTATTCGAGTCCGAGAGTAGTATTGGAGGTGTGTGGACTAAGACTATTGAGAGCACAAAGCTACAAACACCGAAACCTCTTTACCAATTTTCTGATTTTCCATGGCCTGATTCTGTAACCGAAGTGTTCCCTGACCAACACACCGTTTTAGAGTATATCGAGTCGTACGCTCGTCACTTTGCTTTGCTCCGTAACATTCAGTTCAATACCAAAGTATTAAGCCTCAGCTATGAATCTGGTGACGACTCCGATGGAGAATTGAATTTGTGGGGCGGCGCCGGCGAGCCTTTTAGCACTAAAGGGAAGTGGACAAAGAGAGAGCGGGAAAACCAGATAGAGTAG